The proteins below are encoded in one region of Neofelis nebulosa isolate mNeoNeb1 chromosome 17, mNeoNeb1.pri, whole genome shotgun sequence:
- the CEBPG gene encoding CCAAT/enhancer-binding protein gamma, with protein MSKIAQQNSTPGISVIHTQAHASGLQQVPQLVPAGPGGGGKAAPPSKQSKKSSPMDRNSDEYRQRRERNNMAVKKSRLKSKQKAQDTLQRVNQLKEENERLEAKIKLLTKELSVLKDLFLEHAHNLADNVQPGGTENTTTPDNAGQ; from the coding sequence ATGAGCAAGATAGCACAGCAGAACAGTACTCCTGGAATAAGTGTTATTCATACTCAGGCTCATGCCAGCGGCTTACAGCAGGTTCCTCAGCTGGTGCCTGccggccctgggggagggggcaaagccGCGCCTCCGAGCAAGCAAAGCAAAAAGAGCTCTCCCATGGATCGAAACAGTGATGAGTATCGGCAGCGCAGAGAGAGGAACAACATGGCTGTGAAAAAGAGCCGGTTGAAAAGCAAGCAGAAGGCACAGGATACACTGCAGAGGGTGAATCAGCTCAAAGAAGAGAATGAACGGTTGGAAGCAAAAATTAAATTGCTGACTAAGGAATTAAGCGTACTGAAAGACTTGTTTCTTGAGCATGCACACAACCTTGCAGATAACGTGCAACCCGGTGGCACTGAAAATACAACAACTCCTGATAATGCAGGACAGTAG